A single window of Caldicellulosiruptor bescii DSM 6725 DNA harbors:
- a CDS encoding ABC transporter ATP-binding protein — protein sequence MGYLIKLVKMARPYWKYLVVSGISMLAITALNLLGPWLVRDLTGIITNISKYPNAKRMIINISLILILSYILRIVFQFLNSYLSHYAAWHFVADIRTMVYDKLQQLSFKYFVDKQTGQLMSRVVNDTANFEVLIAHAVPDLLTNGLIILGVACILFIINPVLAALSLIPIPFLILSGTVFAKKILPNFREAQKALADLNADLQDNLSGIREIQIFNKQEKELLKIKEKIYRHINALLSALKLSAVFRPTVSFLSSVGTVIVVSVGGLMALRGKVPIQDIVGFILYLSMFYQPVTALSQVIENVQQALAGAERVFEILETESQIKEKENAIELKNVKGKITFENVSFSYNPDIQVLKNISFEILPGQMVAFVGPTGVGKTTIMYLLNRFYDPDSGTIKIDDIDIKDVTLKSLHDNISMVMQDVFLFNGTVAQNIGYGKENATMDEIIQAAKIACAHDFIQNLPQGYDTVIGERGVKLSGGQKQRLAIARAVLKNAPILILDEATSSVDTETEKEIQEAINNLAGTRTILIIAHRLSTVKKADKIIVLKDGEIVEIGTHEELFAKKGLYYHLCSVQLIDENNSLIRGNIL from the coding sequence ATGGGGTATTTGATAAAGCTTGTGAAGATGGCAAGACCATACTGGAAATATCTTGTTGTCTCTGGTATATCCATGCTTGCAATCACAGCACTAAACCTTCTTGGTCCGTGGCTTGTGAGGGATTTGACAGGAATAATTACAAATATTAGCAAGTATCCAAATGCAAAAAGAATGATAATCAACATCTCTCTTATATTGATTTTATCTTACATTTTAAGGATTGTATTTCAGTTTTTAAATAGTTATCTCTCACATTATGCAGCATGGCACTTTGTAGCAGATATCAGAACTATGGTATATGACAAACTTCAACAGCTTTCCTTCAAATATTTTGTTGATAAGCAGACAGGTCAGCTTATGTCAAGAGTTGTAAACGATACTGCAAACTTCGAAGTTTTGATTGCACATGCTGTTCCAGACCTATTAACAAATGGTCTTATAATCCTTGGTGTTGCGTGTATCCTTTTTATCATAAACCCTGTTCTTGCTGCGCTATCTTTAATTCCTATACCATTTTTGATCTTGAGCGGCACAGTCTTTGCCAAAAAGATTTTGCCAAATTTCAGAGAAGCTCAAAAAGCCTTAGCAGATTTAAATGCTGACTTGCAAGACAATCTCTCAGGTATCCGTGAAATACAGATTTTTAACAAGCAGGAAAAAGAGCTTTTAAAAATAAAAGAAAAAATTTACAGGCACATTAACGCACTTTTGAGTGCGCTCAAACTCTCAGCAGTATTTCGTCCAACTGTAAGTTTTCTAAGCTCTGTTGGAACAGTGATAGTAGTTTCTGTTGGTGGACTTATGGCTTTGAGAGGAAAAGTGCCCATCCAAGATATTGTGGGATTCATTTTGTATCTTAGCATGTTCTATCAACCAGTAACTGCGCTATCACAGGTTATTGAAAATGTTCAGCAGGCTTTAGCAGGTGCTGAAAGGGTATTTGAAATTCTTGAAACAGAGTCACAAATCAAAGAAAAAGAAAATGCCATTGAACTTAAAAATGTTAAAGGAAAAATCACATTTGAAAATGTATCATTTTCATATAATCCTGACATTCAAGTTCTGAAGAATATCTCATTTGAAATTCTACCAGGACAAATGGTTGCATTTGTTGGCCCAACAGGTGTTGGAAAGACAACAATTATGTATCTTTTAAATCGCTTTTATGACCCAGATTCAGGTACAATCAAGATTGATGATATTGATATAAAGGATGTTACATTGAAATCTCTGCATGATAATATCAGTATGGTAATGCAGGATGTGTTTTTGTTCAATGGAACAGTTGCTCAAAATATTGGATATGGAAAAGAAAATGCTACCATGGATGAAATAATTCAAGCAGCAAAAATTGCCTGTGCTCACGACTTTATCCAAAATCTGCCCCAGGGTTACGACACAGTAATCGGTGAAAGAGGGGTAAAGCTTTCTGGAGGTCAGAAGCAGCGCTTGGCAATTGCAAGAGCTGTTTTGAAAAATGCACCGATATTAATCTTAGATGAAGCAACTTCTTCTGTTGATACAGAAACAGAAAAAGAAATTCAAGAAGCCATAAACAACTTAGCAGGTACAAGGACAATTCTAATCATTGCCCACCGGTTATCTACTGTAAAAAAGGCAGATAAGATTATAGTTTTGAAAGATGGCGAAATTGTGGAAATAGGCACACATGAAGAACTTTTTGCTAAAAAAGGACTTTATTATCATTTGTGTTCTGTGCAGTTAATTGATGAAAACAATAGCTTGATAAGGGGGAATATATTATGA
- a CDS encoding GNAT family N-acetyltransferase — MIRKLSNADFKTLMDFVRKEKEWNIFIIGDILSFGFDSPVVEVWGEFDVISGNLKAVLLRYRRDLIFYSNSDSWDIDSFCNIILTTKCKVFSGKKDVIMPFLKALNVLNKREQLFMKLDSSVDKNKLELSQEEFEKVRVINKDNLEENLDKLELIVYLYQSIEEFLNPSTFEQLRQDVLMERSRIYYIEEDGMVVSSARTGAEIADMAMVLSVCTMHEYRSRGYATMCMKRLCSDLIKEGKSLCLFCDNPKAANIYRKIGFQQIGTWVTLGL; from the coding sequence ATGATAAGGAAACTTTCAAATGCTGATTTTAAAACCCTTATGGATTTTGTCCGAAAGGAAAAAGAGTGGAATATTTTTATAATCGGCGATATTTTAAGTTTTGGTTTTGACTCACCAGTTGTTGAGGTTTGGGGAGAATTTGACGTTATCTCTGGGAATTTAAAAGCAGTTCTTCTTCGCTATCGCAGAGATTTGATCTTCTATTCAAATTCTGACAGCTGGGACATTGACTCATTTTGCAACATAATACTTACAACAAAGTGCAAAGTTTTTTCTGGTAAAAAGGATGTTATTATGCCGTTTTTGAAAGCACTGAATGTGCTTAATAAAAGAGAGCAGCTTTTTATGAAGCTTGACAGCAGTGTAGATAAGAATAAATTAGAACTTTCTCAGGAAGAATTTGAAAAGGTCAGGGTAATAAATAAGGACAATTTAGAAGAAAACCTTGACAAGCTTGAACTGATAGTATACCTATATCAGTCTATAGAAGAATTTTTAAATCCCTCAACGTTTGAACAGCTAAGACAGGATGTTTTGATGGAAAGAAGTAGAATATATTATATTGAAGAAGATGGAATGGTTGTATCATCAGCACGAACAGGTGCAGAAATTGCAGACATGGCAATGGTTTTAAGTGTTTGCACAATGCACGAGTATCGTTCAAGAGGATATGCTACTATGTGCATGAAAAGACTTTGCAGTGATTTGATAAAAGAAGGAAAATCGCTTTGCTTGTTTTGTGACAATCCAAAAGCTGCCAATATATACAGAAAAATTGGTTTTCAGCAGATTGGCACGTGGGTAACATTGGGATTGTAA
- the cas6 gene encoding CRISPR-associated endoribonuclease Cas6 codes for MRIKVDFESQKPIELPIHYNYFVQSMIYNTIDDKIYATFLHDKGYEVDLKNFKLFSFSRLEGPFKIVGNDSNKKIIFDKKVSLIISSPVEDFITKFSTGLLKKDQIYLKDNILYVTSANMLKRPKFSSFHKIKMLSPMCAYKTIRNENSEYKHFFTPFDDEFYNLISQNLMKKCKLLIKDFDEKSFRFDLKPLKVEEKSHFKPMLFKKTPIKGWLGFYTIETDPIIMEVAYYCGLGSKNSQGFGLFEIIE; via the coding sequence ATGAGAATAAAAGTAGACTTTGAATCCCAAAAGCCAATAGAACTTCCTATTCATTACAACTACTTTGTCCAGTCCATGATATACAATACTATTGATGATAAAATCTATGCAACATTTTTACATGATAAGGGATATGAGGTTGATTTGAAAAACTTTAAATTGTTTTCATTTTCTCGCTTAGAAGGACCATTTAAAATTGTGGGAAATGATTCAAACAAAAAGATAATTTTTGACAAAAAAGTTTCACTTATAATCTCTTCACCTGTTGAGGATTTTATAACAAAGTTTTCAACTGGGCTTTTAAAAAAAGACCAAATTTATCTAAAAGATAATATACTATATGTGACATCTGCAAACATGCTTAAAAGACCAAAATTTTCAAGTTTCCATAAAATAAAAATGTTATCTCCTATGTGCGCATACAAAACAATCAGAAACGAAAATTCAGAATACAAGCACTTTTTTACTCCTTTTGATGATGAGTTTTATAACCTCATTTCTCAAAACCTGATGAAAAAATGCAAGCTTTTAATAAAAGACTTTGACGAAAAAAGCTTTAGATTTGATTTAAAACCACTGAAGGTTGAAGAAAAATCACACTTTAAACCCATGCTTTTTAAAAAGACGCCCATAAAAGGCTGGCTTGGTTTTTATACAATTGAAACTGACCCAATAATAATGGAGGTAGCATATTACTGCGGACTTGGTTCAAAAAATTCTCAGGGATTTGGACTTTTCGAAATCATTGAGTAA
- a CDS encoding aldo/keto reductase, with amino-acid sequence MKYRRLGRTNIEIFPIAFGGIPIQRIDEESAIKVIRRAIELGINLIDTARAYTDSEIKIGKALKGITKKIYLASKSQNRTKEGILKDIEISLKNLGVEQIDIYQLHGVNDIDTFNRVFAEDGAYWGLVEAKEKGLIRFIGASSHSTEILEKLINTDKFDVIQLCYNIIETDVEDKVFPLALQKDIGIIAMKPVGGGVIPNAALSLKYVLQKEFVVPDPGIETIEELEQNVNVAMNLSPLTDDEMKKIERIRKELGKEFCRRCNYCQPCPQQIPIWVILHADSAMKRLPFNTLKSGWFYDAYQKAKNCIKCGVCVTRCPYNLPIPDMIEKKLEIIRVTIGD; translated from the coding sequence ATGAAGTACAGGAGACTTGGAAGAACAAATATTGAAATATTTCCAATAGCATTTGGTGGCATTCCTATTCAAAGAATTGACGAGGAGTCTGCTATCAAGGTAATTCGACGAGCTATAGAGCTTGGAATTAATTTAATTGACACTGCAAGAGCTTATACAGATAGTGAAATAAAAATCGGAAAAGCTCTAAAAGGAATTACCAAAAAAATTTATTTAGCATCTAAATCACAAAATAGAACAAAAGAAGGAATTTTGAAGGATATTGAAATAAGCCTTAAAAATCTTGGTGTTGAACAAATTGATATTTATCAGCTACATGGTGTTAATGATATAGATACATTCAATAGGGTTTTTGCTGAAGATGGAGCTTACTGGGGACTGGTTGAGGCAAAGGAAAAAGGACTTATTAGATTTATCGGCGCTTCAAGCCACAGTACAGAAATTCTTGAAAAGTTAATAAATACAGATAAATTTGATGTGATCCAACTTTGCTATAATATAATAGAAACAGATGTAGAAGACAAAGTTTTCCCATTAGCACTCCAAAAAGATATTGGAATAATTGCAATGAAGCCAGTTGGTGGTGGTGTTATCCCAAATGCTGCACTATCTTTAAAATACGTCTTGCAAAAAGAATTTGTTGTACCCGACCCTGGAATAGAAACTATTGAGGAATTAGAACAAAACGTAAATGTAGCAATGAACCTTAGCCCTTTGACTGATGATGAAATGAAAAAAATAGAAAGGATACGAAAAGAGCTCGGCAAAGAATTTTGCAGAAGATGCAATTATTGTCAGCCATGTCCTCAGCAAATTCCTATTTGGGTAATACTCCATGCAGATTCAGCAATGAAAAGGCTGCCTTTTAATACTCTAAAGTCTGGCTGGTTTTATGATGCATATCAAAAAGCAAAAAATTGCATTAAATGTGGAGTTTGCGTAACAAGATGCCCCTATAATTTACCAATACCTGATATGATTGAGAAAAAGCTTGAGATTATTCGAGTAACAATTGGCGATTAA
- a CDS encoding SNF2-related protein gives MSIELNYQTIVKFLADSQLAQLAKNRKAFEKGISLARKIQKEDIQYDQEENAIFGKVEDGKNEYWVFVDFDLPSYMTQDFFGNIKIENIIISAACTCSLENIDLESEEDIDIEDLVLFDDFCRHIIAVLKSFADGKYILNSLNKMQETLLQMLEQKLNEAIEKERKQNSRIYQFFASNFEENYIKFSLDNLSIKSPNIFLEKYFGYSTNDLVTLKLKVKTLDLKRDYVVSNIPEFLKAYEQKQPFQFGKNFVYNPTYHFFGEKDKKFLNALLKYLNFLDLETEKNTIYLPVKIANEIIEILDNEEIFISFDYFVANYYDAQKVKVDLCTKVKPKILFKLEDNQVRLYSDLIDTANKKFLYSDGSYFVSGDTLYKLSPEQKIFSSIIKKMAEANRVFNFFKVEYVKFFTLNKEDFCEFMNKYYLFLNEHFELEIDPDLKKLILEDYIIKPKLYLEFENERFVARISGMNEIFDIISKTKKVPLFDYFGLFEIQSILFAYGFNEIESDQEFCYECVDPDLFMEFLAEGIPQIQNITDVYYSEDFKKLKIKKDVKIIPCLKYSKHSIDFWLESDDLDSSELKNILDAIKKKKKYYKLKDGSILILESPNIKRFVSFIESASDIGQVVKEKAELSLQEAVAVTKLLEESEIQANGVESIKNIVEKIENIREIDIEIPVELQDVLRDYQKLGIKWLSSLFENELGGILADDMGLGKTLQVLGFILANKQKIKKPVLAIVPTSLIYNWKQEIEKFAPGLKTLIIDSTPAKRKKAIEKIPEYDIVITSYALLRKDIELYKDINFSVCILDEAQYIKNPHSQIKLAVKEIWADTKFALTGTPIENNLIELWSIFDFILPGYLGGAEKFVERFAMPIYSGNNDVLEKLKKLIKPFVLRRVKQDVLNELPELIETNIQVAMSPEQEKIYKQFLVSAKKEIEKEIDSVGFEKSQIKIFSLLTRLRQICCHPKLVFEDYKGSSGKMEALKEILQDSLESGHRVIIYSQWTSMLSIIKKMLDKEKILYFYLDGATKAEDRVEMVNRFNSGERNVFLLSLKAGGFGLNITGADVVIHFDAWWNPAVENQATARAHRLGQKNVVQSFKIIAKNSIEEKILALQQKKKDLFDSLIEASEYFISKLTKDEIMDLLE, from the coding sequence ATGTCAATAGAGCTTAATTATCAAACAATTGTAAAGTTTTTAGCAGATAGTCAACTTGCTCAACTTGCAAAAAATAGAAAAGCTTTTGAAAAGGGAATATCTCTTGCTCGAAAAATACAAAAAGAAGACATTCAATATGATCAAGAAGAAAATGCAATATTCGGCAAAGTAGAAGATGGTAAAAATGAATATTGGGTTTTTGTTGATTTTGATTTGCCTTCATATATGACTCAGGACTTTTTTGGTAATATCAAAATTGAAAATATAATCATAAGTGCTGCATGTACATGTAGTTTGGAAAATATTGATTTAGAATCTGAAGAAGATATTGATATAGAAGATTTAGTTCTGTTCGATGATTTTTGTCGGCATATAATTGCTGTGTTAAAAAGTTTTGCCGATGGTAAATATATTCTCAATAGCCTAAATAAAATGCAAGAAACTTTGCTTCAAATGTTAGAACAAAAATTAAATGAGGCTATTGAGAAGGAAAGAAAACAAAATTCCCGGATTTATCAATTTTTTGCAAGCAATTTTGAAGAAAATTATATAAAGTTTTCACTTGATAATTTATCTATAAAATCTCCTAACATATTTTTAGAAAAATACTTCGGATATTCTACTAATGATTTAGTAACTTTAAAATTAAAAGTAAAAACTTTAGATTTAAAAAGAGACTATGTGGTTTCAAATATACCAGAATTTTTAAAAGCATACGAACAAAAACAACCATTTCAGTTTGGTAAGAATTTTGTGTACAATCCTACTTATCATTTTTTTGGTGAAAAAGACAAAAAATTTTTGAATGCGCTATTGAAATATTTGAACTTTTTAGATTTAGAAACAGAAAAAAATACTATTTACCTACCTGTAAAGATAGCAAATGAAATAATCGAAATCCTTGACAATGAAGAAATTTTTATATCTTTTGATTATTTTGTGGCAAATTATTATGATGCTCAAAAAGTAAAAGTTGATCTTTGCACTAAAGTAAAACCAAAGATTTTATTTAAACTTGAAGACAATCAGGTAAGACTTTATAGTGATTTAATAGACACTGCCAACAAAAAATTTTTATATAGCGATGGTAGTTATTTTGTCTCAGGTGACACTTTATATAAGCTTTCGCCAGAGCAAAAGATATTTTCTTCAATTATCAAAAAAATGGCTGAAGCAAATAGAGTATTTAACTTTTTCAAAGTTGAATACGTTAAATTTTTTACCCTCAATAAAGAAGACTTTTGTGAGTTCATGAACAAATATTATTTATTTTTAAATGAGCACTTTGAATTAGAAATTGACCCAGACCTCAAAAAATTAATATTAGAAGATTATATTATTAAACCCAAACTATACTTAGAATTTGAAAATGAAAGGTTTGTCGCAAGAATCAGTGGAATGAATGAAATATTTGATATAATATCAAAAACAAAGAAAGTTCCATTGTTTGATTATTTTGGTTTGTTTGAGATACAAAGTATTTTATTTGCTTATGGGTTTAATGAGATAGAGTCTGACCAAGAATTCTGTTATGAATGTGTTGACCCTGATTTGTTTATGGAATTTTTAGCAGAAGGTATTCCACAAATCCAAAATATAACCGATGTTTATTATTCAGAAGATTTTAAGAAGCTTAAAATAAAGAAAGATGTAAAAATTATTCCCTGCTTAAAATATTCAAAACACTCAATTGACTTCTGGCTTGAAAGTGATGATCTTGATAGCTCAGAGCTTAAAAATATTCTTGATGCAATCAAGAAAAAGAAAAAGTATTACAAACTCAAAGATGGCTCAATTTTAATTTTAGAAAGTCCAAATATAAAAAGATTTGTTTCATTTATAGAATCTGCATCCGATATTGGCCAGGTTGTAAAAGAAAAAGCTGAGCTTTCTTTACAAGAAGCAGTGGCTGTAACAAAACTTTTAGAAGAAAGCGAAATTCAGGCAAATGGAGTTGAAAGTATAAAAAATATTGTTGAAAAGATAGAAAATATTAGGGAAATTGATATTGAAATTCCAGTTGAGCTTCAAGATGTGTTAAGAGATTATCAGAAACTTGGAATAAAATGGTTATCTTCTCTATTTGAAAATGAACTTGGTGGAATTTTAGCTGATGATATGGGGCTTGGAAAAACTCTGCAGGTACTTGGCTTTATTCTTGCAAATAAACAAAAAATTAAAAAGCCAGTATTAGCCATTGTACCAACATCACTTATTTATAACTGGAAACAAGAGATTGAAAAATTTGCGCCAGGTCTGAAAACTTTAATTATTGACTCAACACCTGCAAAGCGCAAAAAAGCTATAGAAAAAATACCAGAGTATGATATTGTAATTACATCATATGCACTTTTGAGAAAAGATATAGAACTTTATAAGGATATCAATTTTAGTGTTTGTATCTTAGATGAAGCACAGTACATAAAAAATCCTCATTCGCAAATAAAGCTGGCTGTAAAAGAAATCTGGGCAGACACTAAATTTGCATTGACTGGTACACCAATTGAAAATAATCTCATTGAACTGTGGTCAATCTTTGATTTTATACTTCCTGGATATTTAGGTGGAGCTGAGAAATTTGTTGAGCGTTTTGCAATGCCAATTTATAGCGGAAACAATGATGTGTTGGAAAAATTGAAAAAGCTGATAAAACCGTTTGTTTTAAGAAGAGTAAAACAAGATGTATTAAATGAACTTCCTGAGCTAATAGAAACAAATATCCAAGTTGCAATGAGCCCTGAACAGGAAAAAATTTATAAGCAATTTTTGGTCTCAGCCAAAAAGGAGATTGAAAAAGAGATAGATTCAGTTGGGTTTGAAAAAAGCCAAATAAAAATATTTTCCCTATTAACAAGGCTAAGACAAATTTGCTGTCATCCAAAGCTTGTATTTGAAGATTACAAAGGAAGCTCTGGTAAGATGGAAGCACTGAAAGAAATTTTACAAGACAGCTTAGAAAGTGGGCACAGAGTAATTATATATTCTCAGTGGACTTCAATGTTATCTATTATCAAAAAAATGCTTGACAAGGAAAAAATTTTATACTTTTATTTAGACGGTGCAACAAAAGCTGAAGACAGAGTTGAAATGGTGAACAGGTTCAACAGTGGAGAGAGAAATGTCTTCTTACTTTCTCTAAAAGCTGGTGGATTTGGGCTCAATATTACTGGTGCAGACGTTGTTATTCACTTTGATGCATGGTGGAACCCTGCAGTTGAAAACCAGGCAACAGCAAGAGCACACAGGCTGGGTCAGAAAAATGTTGTTCAGTCATTTAAGATTATAGCCAAAAATTCAATAGAAGAAAAAATACTTGCTTTGCAGCAAAAAAAGAAAGACTTATTCGATAGCTTAATCGAAGCAAGTGAATATTTTATATCAAAACTCACAAAAGACGAAATAATGGATCTTTTGGAATGA
- a CDS encoding SIMPL domain-containing protein, with translation MNNKNVTYVLVALIIGISFTISSYFLSNGLINLRAERKVITVTGSAKKQLRSDLVKWTGMYTVVAKDLKEAYRLLEESQKKVKTYFLSKGLSEKDLIFSSISTQTIYEMLPNGIYSTKVDSYKLSQSIQITSKDVDKITDLSRKSTELINSGVQFESMPPQYYYTKLADLKIQMLSLATEDAVRRAKQIAKSTGSSVERLKSASMGVFQITPLYSTEVSDYGINDTTSIDKEITAVVNCEFIIK, from the coding sequence TTGAATAATAAAAATGTTACCTATGTTCTGGTTGCTTTAATTATAGGGATTTCTTTTACAATCTCTTCTTACTTTTTATCAAACGGGCTTATAAATTTAAGGGCAGAAAGAAAGGTCATTACAGTAACAGGCTCTGCAAAAAAACAGCTTCGCTCTGACCTTGTCAAGTGGACAGGGATGTACACTGTTGTGGCAAAAGATTTAAAAGAAGCTTACAGACTTCTTGAAGAAAGTCAAAAGAAAGTGAAAACCTATTTCCTTTCAAAAGGTTTATCAGAAAAAGATTTAATATTTTCTTCAATTTCAACTCAAACAATATACGAGATGCTTCCAAATGGAATATATTCAACAAAAGTTGATAGCTACAAGCTTTCGCAAAGCATTCAAATTACATCAAAAGATGTAGACAAGATTACAGATCTTTCTCGAAAGTCAACAGAGCTTATAAACTCCGGTGTTCAGTTTGAGTCTATGCCACCTCAGTATTATTACACAAAGCTTGCAGATTTGAAAATTCAAATGCTTTCTTTAGCGACAGAAGATGCTGTAAGAAGAGCAAAACAGATTGCAAAGAGCACAGGAAGTAGCGTTGAAAGATTAAAATCTGCTTCTATGGGTGTTTTTCAGATAACTCCGCTTTATTCAACTGAAGTTAGTGACTATGGAATAAATGATACAACATCAATAGATAAAGAAATAACTGCTGTTGTGAACTGTGAGTTTATAATAAAATAA
- a CDS encoding alpha-galactosidase yields the protein MPITFNPQTNMFFIEAKNTSYVIKLFKGKFLSHVYWGKKIKEFEWTDFDVTGGRAFGATPDPNDKTYSFDTMLLEYPAYGNSDFRHPAYQIEQEDGSRITNLVYKTHRIYDGKPKLEGLPTTYVESPDEAQTLEIELYDDLIDLKVTLIYTAYKDYDAITRSVRFENLGKQTLKILRAMSACVDFPEGDFELLHLWGSWARERYIERTPLIHGTQVIESARGESSHQHNPFIALLSKDATEKHGDVYGFSLVYSGNFAAIVEKDQYNLVRVTMGINPFEFTWVLEPQSSFQTPEVVMVYSNEGLGGMSRTYHKLYRKRLCRGAYRDKRRPILINNWEATYFNFNEEKLLSLAKEAKDLGIELFVLDDGWFGKRDDDTSSLGDWFVDRRKLPNGLDGLGKKLNEMGLKFGLWFEPEMVSPDSELYRKHPDWCIQVRGRTLTQCRNQYVLDITREDVRKEILRMMKEILKAAPIEYIKWDMNRPLTEIGSLELPPERQKEVFHRYVLGLYQMMEELTMEFPHILFEGCSGGGGRFDPGILYYMPQIWTSDDTDAIERLKIQFGTSIVYPASTMGAHVSIVPNHQVGRITPMKTRGVVALSGCFGYELDLTKLSQEDKEEIKRQIELYKRIWHIVFEGDLYRLISPFEGNSAAWMYVTEDKKEAVVFYVEILRQPNPPIKRLKLDGLDPSKSYLIEGEQKTRFGDELMNIGLMIPQMWGDFNSHMWILKAVD from the coding sequence ATGCCAATAACCTTTAACCCACAAACAAATATGTTTTTCATAGAAGCAAAGAACACAAGCTATGTGATAAAGCTTTTCAAAGGAAAGTTTTTGTCCCATGTTTATTGGGGGAAAAAAATTAAAGAATTTGAGTGGACAGATTTTGATGTGACAGGAGGAAGAGCATTTGGTGCAACACCTGACCCAAATGACAAAACATACTCATTTGATACAATGCTTTTAGAATACCCTGCATATGGAAATTCAGATTTCAGACACCCTGCATATCAGATAGAACAGGAAGACGGCTCTCGCATTACAAACTTAGTTTACAAAACTCACAGAATCTATGATGGAAAGCCCAAACTTGAAGGTCTTCCAACAACATATGTTGAGTCACCTGATGAAGCCCAGACACTGGAGATAGAGCTTTATGATGATTTGATTGATTTGAAAGTCACATTGATTTATACAGCCTACAAAGATTATGATGCAATAACAAGAAGCGTAAGGTTTGAGAACTTAGGAAAACAAACTCTCAAAATCCTTCGTGCAATGAGCGCGTGTGTTGACTTTCCAGAAGGGGATTTTGAACTTTTGCATCTTTGGGGTTCATGGGCAAGAGAAAGATACATCGAGAGAACTCCACTTATTCACGGAACCCAGGTAATTGAAAGTGCAAGAGGCGAAAGCTCACATCAGCACAACCCATTTATAGCACTTTTGTCAAAGGATGCAACCGAAAAACATGGCGATGTGTATGGCTTTTCTCTTGTCTATAGTGGAAACTTTGCTGCAATTGTGGAAAAAGACCAGTACAATCTTGTAAGAGTCACTATGGGAATAAATCCATTTGAGTTTACATGGGTTTTAGAGCCGCAAAGCAGTTTTCAGACACCAGAGGTTGTGATGGTTTACTCTAATGAGGGCTTAGGAGGAATGTCTCGCACATACCACAAGCTTTACAGAAAAAGACTTTGCAGAGGAGCATATCGGGATAAAAGAAGACCAATTCTGATTAACAACTGGGAGGCTACATATTTCAATTTCAATGAAGAAAAACTTCTTTCTTTGGCAAAAGAGGCAAAAGATCTTGGGATTGAGCTGTTTGTTTTAGATGATGGTTGGTTTGGTAAAAGAGACGATGATACAAGCTCACTTGGAGACTGGTTTGTTGACAGAAGAAAGCTTCCAAACGGTTTGGACGGGCTTGGGAAAAAGTTAAATGAAATGGGGCTCAAATTTGGACTGTGGTTTGAGCCTGAGATGGTTTCGCCTGATAGCGAACTTTACAGAAAGCATCCTGATTGGTGCATACAGGTACGAGGAAGAACGTTGACACAATGCAGAAACCAGTACGTTTTGGACATCACAAGAGAAGATGTTAGAAAAGAAATTTTAAGGATGATGAAAGAGATTCTAAAAGCAGCTCCAATTGAATATATCAAGTGGGACATGAACAGGCCCTTAACAGAGATAGGTTCGCTTGAGCTCCCACCAGAGAGACAAAAAGAGGTCTTCCACAGATATGTTCTGGGACTTTATCAAATGATGGAAGAGCTGACAATGGAGTTTCCACATATTTTGTTTGAAGGATGTTCTGGCGGTGGTGGAAGGTTTGATCCGGGAATTTTGTATTACATGCCTCAAATTTGGACGAGTGATGACACAGACGCAATCGAAAGGCTTAAAATCCAGTTTGGAACAAGCATAGTTTATCCTGCATCAACTATGGGTGCGCATGTATCAATTGTGCCAAACCATCAGGTTGGCAGGATAACACCAATGAAGACAAGAGGGGTTGTAGCGCTTTCAGGCTGTTTTGGATATGAACTTGATTTAACAAAGCTATCTCAAGAGGACAAAGAAGAGATTAAGAGACAAATTGAGCTTTATAAGAGAATATGGCATATAGTATTTGAAGGAGATTTGTACAGATTAATTTCTCCATTTGAGGGAAATAGCGCTGCATGGATGTATGTGACAGAGGATAAGAAAGAGGCAGTTGTATTCTATGTTGAAATTTTAAGGCAGCCAAACCCACCAATCAAAAGGTTAAAATTAGATGGTCTTGACCCCAGCAAGAGCTATTTAATTGAAGGTGAGCAAAAAACAAGGTTTGGCGATGAGCTTATGAACATAGGGCTTATGATTCCTCAGATGTGGGGTGATTTTAATTCTCATATGTGGATTTTAAAAGCAGTTGATTAG